From Cyanobacteriota bacterium:
ACTAGCTTTACGGGTGACGATCTCTTACGGACTCGACTGCAAGTCAGCAATTTTGCAGATTATGTCAGCAGTGCTGCCAATCCCTTAAATGAGGGTCGAATTCGCTACGCCAACGACAGTGGCAACACCTTTGTGTTAGATGCACTGCTCTACCAATTTCCCCTTGGCGATCGCACCCGCATCACCCTAGACGCTAATGCTGGAGCCTCCGATGACTTTGCTAATACAATTAATCCCTTCATCGATGGCGATGGTGGCAGTGGCTCTTTGACCCAGTTTGGCACCCGCAACCCCATTTACTACTACCTAGATGGCATTGGTGCTGGTATAGAACACAGCTTCTCTGACCAACTTGTCCTGAGTCTAGGCTACTTATCACCTGTTGCTAACGATCCCACGCCGGGTCATGGCCTATTCAATGGTGCTTATGGAGCGCTTGCCCAGCTATTGTTCCAGCCTAGCGATCGCATCAAGATTGGGGTCTACTACATCAACGCCTACAACACCAATCCGGGCGGAACAGGCAGCAATACCGCAAATCTCGTGGGCTTGCCTGCCCTAGGGGGAGCAAACGTTTCCACCAATTCCTACGGGGTAGGTGCGTCCTTTCAACTGAGTCCAAATATTGTGATCAATGGCTGGGGAGGTTATACGGCAGCGCGAGTCATCGGCTCTGGAGACGCAGATATTTGGAACTTTGCCGTGAGTTTGGCATTTCCTGATTTGGGAGGCAAGGGCAACCTCGGTGGCATCATCGTTGGTATGGAACCCAAGGTGACCAATGTCAGCGGCACAGTCCTTCGCGGACAAATTAACGCCGATCCCGACACCTCATTGCATGTGGAAGGTTTCTACACTTGGCGGATATCTGACAATGTTGGCGTTACACCAGCCGTGATTTGGTTAACGAACCCTGACCATAATGCCGCTAATAACGACATTGTTATCGGTCTAATCCGCACTACCTTCAGCTTCTAGCATAGTGCCCTGATGCGTCGCTCTAGTGCCTAGGGAGCAGCTTACTCATACCCGCAGTACCTGCGGGATTAGGGCTGGTACCTGGGCATTACTCGTGACCGAAACAATCCTTAAAGTGTTTTAAAGTGATTTGAAAGAAAAAAGGAAATTATGTAGCCTATCATGCTGTCATGCATAGGGATGGTAATATATGTCTGACCTGCTGAGACGACATTATTTGTCATGACACCAATGCTATCCCTAGAGGCAGCTCGACCCCAAACTCAATTGAAACTGGAGCGAGTTCTCATTGTTGAGGATGAAGAGTTGATTCGTGAGACGATCGCCCTAGCCCTAGGTGAAGAAGGCTATGAAGTTTTGGTAGCTGAGGATGGACGAACTGCCTTAGAGCTAATTCAAAAAACCTGCCAAGCTGATGAGTCTGAGCCGTTTCGACTAGATTTAGTGATTCTTGACCTCATGCTCCCTAGCATTAATGGCTTAGATTTATGTCGCCTCATTCGGCATGAAGGGATTCAAGTACCCATTTTGATGCTGAGTGCTAAGGGCAGTGAAACCGATCGCGTTGTGGGCTTAGAAGTAGGTGCAGATGACTATTTGACGAAGCCCTTTGGAATGAGAGAACTGATTGCTCGATGTCGAGTGTTGATGCGCCGCCATAGCAACCTACAAGTCACGCCTCAAGATCATACTCTGCGGTTCCATGATATCACTCTGTATCCCCAAGAATGCCGCGTGCTGCTGCGGGGAAAAGAGGTTAATCTGTCTCCCAAGGAGTTTCGTATTTTAGAACTATTCATGAGTCATCCCCGGCGTGTTTGGTCACGGGAACAGTTGATTGAGCGCGTCTGGGGGCCGGACTTTATGGGCGATAGCAAGACCGTGGATGTTCATATCCGTTGGCTACGCGAAAAGCTAGAGCTTGATCCTAGCCGTCCGGAATATCTCATGACTGTACGCGGGTTTGGTTATCGGTTTGGCTAAGTCTTGCTCTGCTGGTGGGGTAGCCGTTACTCGAAGTGGTGGCGTAGCCCTAGTCCAGCTTGCTGATGCCGATTCGGTAACGTTTGGTACGGCTTGGTATTCTGATTAACTGGCAGCAGAGCCGGATATTGCTGTGCTGGAGCAGATGACTGCGAGATTTGTGAGCAATGCTAGTAGTGATGCGCCAAAGTTGTCTGCCCTCAGTTGGCTAGGCTGGTGTGACAGGCTGATATGACAATAGGTGAAAAATGAATGACTCCCTAAGAGGTTTAGGATTCTTTGCTGATTTTTCTAGATCAGGACAGTTATGCTCTAGGATCTATAAGCACCCCATCAGGTATTGCTATGTATAAGACGTTTGACTTGCATGTTGTAGAAACTCGCCCGTTAATTAGCCCGGCGATGTTGCATAGTGAGTTACCCATTACTGATGGGGCGGCAGCACTGGTGACAGAGACCCGCGATCGCATTCGCAATATCCTGCGTCATGAAGATTTGCGCCTGTTGGTCGTGGTTGGCCCTTGCTCTATCCATGACGTTAATGCTGCCTATGAGTATGGCCAGCAGTTGATGGCTCTACGACGAGAATTGGCAGATGACTTAGAAATTGTGATGCGTGTCTATTTTGAAAAACCCCGCACCTCTGTAGGTTGGAAAGGGTTAATCAATGATCCTCATCTAGATGGCAGCTATGACATCAACACAGGGTTACGCTTGGCACGGAAACTATTGCTAGATCTGGCTAACCTGGGCTTGCCCGCAGCAACGGAATTACTAGACCCCATCATTCCGCAATACATTGCTGATGTCATCTCGTGGACAGCGATCGGTGCCCGCACTACTGAAAGCCAGACTCACCGTCAGATGGCCTCTGGGTTATCGATGCCGATCGGGTTCAAAAATGGCACCGATGGTAGCCTGCAAGCCGCTAGTAATGCCATGTTAGCAGCCAGCCAACCCCATCATTTTCTGGGGATTAACTATCAGGGGTTAGCAAGCATTGTCACGACTACAGGCAATCCTGATGGACATTTGGTGTTGCGAGGGGGTAAAAAAGGCCCAAACTACGATGCTGAGCATGTGAATCAAGCGGCAGCCGACTTGGCTCTCAAGGGGCTGAACTCACGAGTTATGGTGGATTGCAGCCACGACAATGCCGGTAAAGATCACACTAAACAGGCGATCGCCCTGAACAGTGTAGCCGATCAGGTCGCCGCAGGGTCACCCAATGTATTGGGAGTGATGCTAGAGAGTCACTTGGTAGCAGGCAAACAGTCCATTCCCGCAGACCTCAGTCAACTAGTCTATGGTCAGAGTATTACGGATGCCTGCATTGACATGTCAACTACGGCTGCCCTGCTGCGATCGCTAGCCCAAGCTGTTCGCAGTAGTCGCCGTGAACAGATACCTGCAATCTAGAATGACTGCCGATCGCATCTCTGTGATCATACCTGTGCTCAACGAGGCCGCAACGATCGCTGATAGTCTCTCCCATTT
This genomic window contains:
- a CDS encoding iron uptake porin; this encodes MNRRWTWNLCYSALVWSLLTLPGVAAPDPLTPAETIDRLSIYGQGLDLVPAFQPQVNPMSQVTSVTQLSDVQPTDWAYQALQSLVERYGCVVGYPDGSFRGNRPLSRYEFAAGLNACMDKASELIAQGLSDRVTKSDLAALQRLQEEFSAELATLRGRVDALEARTSTLEAQQFSTTTKLAGEAIFSIGGVVTGGDAANVDLPRNTTFANRVRLNFDTSFTGDDLLRTRLQVSNFADYVSSAANPLNEGRIRYANDSGNTFVLDALLYQFPLGDRTRITLDANAGASDDFANTINPFIDGDGGSGSLTQFGTRNPIYYYLDGIGAGIEHSFSDQLVLSLGYLSPVANDPTPGHGLFNGAYGALAQLLFQPSDRIKIGVYYINAYNTNPGGTGSNTANLVGLPALGGANVSTNSYGVGASFQLSPNIVINGWGGYTAARVIGSGDADIWNFAVSLAFPDLGGKGNLGGIIVGMEPKVTNVSGTVLRGQINADPDTSLHVEGFYTWRISDNVGVTPAVIWLTNPDHNAANNDIVIGLIRTTFSF
- a CDS encoding response regulator transcription factor translates to MLSLEAARPQTQLKLERVLIVEDEELIRETIALALGEEGYEVLVAEDGRTALELIQKTCQADESEPFRLDLVILDLMLPSINGLDLCRLIRHEGIQVPILMLSAKGSETDRVVGLEVGADDYLTKPFGMRELIARCRVLMRRHSNLQVTPQDHTLRFHDITLYPQECRVLLRGKEVNLSPKEFRILELFMSHPRRVWSREQLIERVWGPDFMGDSKTVDVHIRWLREKLELDPSRPEYLMTVRGFGYRFG
- a CDS encoding 3-deoxy-7-phosphoheptulonate synthase is translated as MYKTFDLHVVETRPLISPAMLHSELPITDGAAALVTETRDRIRNILRHEDLRLLVVVGPCSIHDVNAAYEYGQQLMALRRELADDLEIVMRVYFEKPRTSVGWKGLINDPHLDGSYDINTGLRLARKLLLDLANLGLPAATELLDPIIPQYIADVISWTAIGARTTESQTHRQMASGLSMPIGFKNGTDGSLQAASNAMLAASQPHHFLGINYQGLASIVTTTGNPDGHLVLRGGKKGPNYDAEHVNQAAADLALKGLNSRVMVDCSHDNAGKDHTKQAIALNSVADQVAAGSPNVLGVMLESHLVAGKQSIPADLSQLVYGQSITDACIDMSTTAALLRSLAQAVRSSRREQIPAI